In Alkalihalobacillus sp. AL-G, the genomic stretch AGGGTCGGTATCGAAACCCACTCGTTTCCCGTCGGAAGGTATCTTTGGTTTTCCATGATGTTCGCTCCCTACAAGTAGTAATCGAATCGAAAAAGAGGAATCTCCTTTTCGATTCGATCGGACTGTGGATCATTGTTTATTTAATAAGATCTTCCACTACCGGCTGTAAGTCATTCAATGCCTCTTCAGGCGTCTTCTCACCTAATTTCACTTTATCTAATTCTTTGGTAAATGCATCTGTCAGCTTGTTCCAATCCTCAATGACTGGAGGTACAACCAAGGTATCTAATGCCTTGAAAACAACCTCACGGCTTTCAGGTGGTGTTTTCGCAATGTAGTCTTGAACTAACGCTTCATCACTGACAGCCGGAAGCTCCCAAGAACTCTCCACCCGGATCTTTGCTGCTTCATCACTTGCACTCATGAATTTTAACCATTTCCAAGCGGCTTCAGGATGTTCTGTATCTTTAGAAACGGCTAATCCATTTGCGAAGAAATGATGAGCCTTCTGTGTATTGCCTGGTTCAAGCGCGATATCCCAGTTAAACTCTGCATCCTTGAACGAATCCATCATCCAGATTCCTGTACGGAGCATCGCGACTTTCCCTGAAAGAAACAAATCACTATCGGATTGACCAGACATATCTTCATCTGAAGGCGTCACATTGTATTTGTTCACTTTATCCACCATCCATTGGAGGGCTTCAATGTTTTCCTGACTATTCACCGTTGCTTTTGTTTTATCTTCATTAAAGACAGATCCGCCATTTTGTGCGATCGTTTTATAAAATTCCCAGAACTGGAACGGCGCGTAGGTCCCCCATACACCATTTCCTTCATCCGTGAGCTTCTCAGCTGCTGCAAGTTCATCTTCCCAAGTCCAATCCGCTGTCGGATAATTGACTCCTGCCGCATCAAATAAATCTTTATTGTAGTACAATACGACATTCGAGAAACTTTCAACCATTCCATATTGCTTCCCATCATATTGATATACTTCATAAGCTTGTGGATTCAATTTGTCCGGATTGAAATCACTGTCTTCTTTGATAAGAGAATCCAAATCCTTTAGAGCACCTTTTGCCGCATAATTTACGAAGTTTTCATAGTTCAACTCAAACGTATCTGGCGCGTCTCCACCAGCTAACCTAGTTTGAAGTTTAGTAAAGTAATCTTCAAAAGAAGCCATTTCATAGTTAATTTTGATATCCGGGTTCTGACTTTCAAACTCCTCGATCATTTTCTTTAAATCCTTCTCATGTGCTTCTCCTGGTGAAAACGTGAAATACTCTAATGTTACCTGCCCATCTTCACTATCATTAGAGCTGGTATCGGACGAGCACCCTGTAACCGCTACCAAAATGAAAATAGAAATAAATAACCAGTAAAATCCCTTTTTCATAATAAAACTCCCCTTTTGTATGAATTTGCTTGCCCAAACGAAAAAACAACGATTTCTCGAAATTGGACGACCACCACCTTGAATACGCTTTCAGTAGTTTTTATTAAAAATGAGAGAACAGTGGGAATCACTCCTTTAATCCCCCCATTGTTAAACCTTGGATAAAGTACTTTTGTGCGAACAGATAAACCGATAAAACGGGCAATACACTGATCACGACCCCTGCCATCATTAGATTCCAATCGGTTTCCCAACGCCCTTGA encodes the following:
- a CDS encoding sugar ABC transporter substrate-binding protein is translated as MKKGFYWLFISIFILVAVTGCSSDTSSNDSEDGQVTLEYFTFSPGEAHEKDLKKMIEEFESQNPDIKINYEMASFEDYFTKLQTRLAGGDAPDTFELNYENFVNYAAKGALKDLDSLIKEDSDFNPDKLNPQAYEVYQYDGKQYGMVESFSNVVLYYNKDLFDAAGVNYPTADWTWEDELAAAEKLTDEGNGVWGTYAPFQFWEFYKTIAQNGGSVFNEDKTKATVNSQENIEALQWMVDKVNKYNVTPSDEDMSGQSDSDLFLSGKVAMLRTGIWMMDSFKDAEFNWDIALEPGNTQKAHHFFANGLAVSKDTEHPEAAWKWLKFMSASDEAAKIRVESSWELPAVSDEALVQDYIAKTPPESREVVFKALDTLVVPPVIEDWNKLTDAFTKELDKVKLGEKTPEEALNDLQPVVEDLIK